One genomic window of Gossypium hirsutum isolate 1008001.06 chromosome D11, Gossypium_hirsutum_v2.1, whole genome shotgun sequence includes the following:
- the LOC107904456 gene encoding 14 kDa proline-rich protein DC2.15: MASNTVASAALLLTLNLLFFTLVSSTYVPCPPPPKSHKPTHKSPPSAPKQPATCPKDTLKLGVCADLLGSVRVVVGPSRTKCCSLISGLADLDAAVCLCTAIKANVLGVNLNVPVSLSLLLNSCEKQMPAGYKCA, encoded by the coding sequence aTGGCTTCCAACACTGTTGCATCCGCTGCTCTTCTTCTTACCTTGAACTTGTTGTTCTTCACTTTGGTTAGCTCTACCTACGTGCCTTGCCCACCACCACCAAAGAGCCACAAGCCTACCCACAAGAGCCCACCCTCGGCACCTAAACAGCCAGCCACTTGCCCCAAAGATACACTGAAACTAGGTGTTTGTGCTGATTTGTTGGGCTCGGTGCGCGTTGTTGTTGGACCGTCGAGGACCAAATGCTGCTCACTCATTTCGGGTTTGGCTGATCTCGATGCTGCTGTTTGCCTTTGCACTGCTATTAAAGCTAATGTGTTGGGGGTTAACCTAAACGTTCCTGTTTCATTGTCTTTGCTCCTCAATTCCTGCGAAAAGCAAATGCCTGCTGGTTACAAATGTGCTTAA
- the LOC107904455 gene encoding 14 kDa proline-rich protein DC2.15 — protein MASKRSASMALFLALNILFFSLVSACGSCYSPTPKPKPKPNPNPNPTPTPSSQGKCPRDALKLGVCANVLGLVKPVIGSPPVMPCCSLLDGLVDLEAAVCLCTAIKANILGINLNIPVSLSLLLNVCSKNVPSNFQC, from the coding sequence atggcatcaaaaagatCAGCTTCCATGGCCCTCTTTTTGGCACTCAACATTCTCTTCTTTTCCCTGGTCAGTGCTTGTGGTTCTTGCTATTCACCCACCCCTAAACCAAAGCCAAAGCCAAACCCCAACCCCAACCCCACCCCCACTCCATCTTCACAAGGCAAATGCCCTAGAGATGCCCTTAAATTAGGTGTATGTGCTAATGTGCTTGGCTTAGTCAAGCCCGTCATTGGTTCACCCCCAGTGATGCCATGCTGTTCCCTTCTTGATGGCCTCGTCGATCTCGAAGCTGCTGTTTGCCTTTGCACCGCTATCAAAGCTAACATCTTAGGCATCAACCTTAACATTCCAGTTTCCCTTAGCTTGCTCCTCAACGTTTGCTCAAAGAATGTTCCTTCCAACTTCCAATGCTAA
- the LOC107903053 gene encoding 14 kDa proline-rich protein DC2.15: MASKQSASMALLLALNILFFSLVSATAPCPPTKPNHKPKPNPNPSTPSSQGKCPRDALKLGICANVLGLVKPVIGSPPVMPCCSLLDGLVDLEAAVCLCTAIKANILGINLDIPVSLSLLLNVCSKKVPYGFQC; this comes from the coding sequence ATGGCTTCAAAACAATCAGCTTCCATGGCTCTACTTTTGGCACTTAacattctcttcttttctttggtCAGTGCTACTGCCCCGTGCCCTCCCACCAAACCTAACCATAAACCAAAGCCAAACCCCAACCCCAGCACCCCATCTTCACAGGGCAAGTGCCCTAGAGATGCCCTTAAATTAGGTATATGTGCTAATGTGCTTGGCCTAGTCAAGCCCGTCATTGGTTCACCCCCAGTGATGCCATGCTGTTCCCTTCTCGATGGCCTCGTCGATCTTGAAGCTGCTGTTTGCCTTTGCACCGCTATCAAAGCTAACATCTTAGGCATCAACCTTGACATTCCAGTTTCTCTTAGCTTGCTCCTCAATGTTTGCTCAAAGAAAGTTCCTTATGGCTTCCAATGCTAG